In Candidatus Sodalis pierantonius str. SOPE, one DNA window encodes the following:
- a CDS encoding DJ-1/PfpI family protein, whose amino-acid sequence MSTPFTLLFALYPGVTQLDFTAPHQVFSHWQGASVRVASLEGAPVSASGLHFSQLDALEAVENCDLLCLPGGPGCTEAMLDARFMAQIRRLAAGARYITSVCTGLLILGAAGLLQGRRATCHWSMLESLSLFGALPRAERVVRDGHLITGAGVISSIDFALTVVAEVAGESVAQAIQLGLEYAPAPPFDASHPATAPAAIVHEARERQAAFRARRLAQVATAAAALKAR is encoded by the coding sequence ATGTCCACCCCCTTTACGTTGCTTTTCGCGCTGTATCCCGGCGTAACACAACTGGATTTCACCGCGCCGCATCAGGTTTTCAGCCATTGGCAGGGGGCCTCGGTGCGCGTCGCGTCCCTCGAAGGCGCGCCGGTGAGCGCCAGCGGCCTGCATTTTTCCCAGCTCGACGCGCTGGAGGCGGTGGAAAACTGCGATTTGCTGTGCCTTCCCGGTGGACCGGGCTGCACCGAAGCGATGCTTGATGCGCGTTTCATGGCGCAGATCCGCCGACTGGCGGCCGGGGCGCGCTATATCACTTCGGTATGCACCGGTTTATTAATCCTGGGGGCCGCCGGTCTGTTACAAGGGCGGCGCGCCACCTGCCATTGGTCGATGCTGGAGAGCCTGTCACTCTTCGGCGCCCTGCCGCGCGCCGAGCGGGTGGTGCGCGATGGTCATCTTATCACCGGCGCCGGCGTCATCTCCAGCATCGATTTTGCCCTGACGGTTGTGGCGGAAGTGGCGGGAGAGAGTGTGGCGCAAGCTATCCAACTGGGGCTGGAATATGCGCCGGCGCCGCCGTTTGATGCCAGCCATCCCGCCACGGCGCCGGCCGCGATTGTGCACGAAGCACGCGAGCGGCAGGCGGCCTTCCGCGCCCGGCGCTTGGCGCAGGTCGCGACGGCGGCCGCGGCATTAAAGGCGCGCTAA
- a CDS encoding NAD(P)-dependent oxidoreductase has product MRPQLSGKRVGILGLGTIGANIAERCARGFAMEVGYHNRHPKPDCAYHYCSSATALVQWCEILVIATPGGAATRHLVDEGVLTALGAEGFLINIARGSVVDTAALTAALQAQAIAGAALDVIEGEPQVPPALLAQDNVLITPHVVAARSPQAMTAMYRQMLENLACHLNGQPLLTPVVAGE; this is encoded by the coding sequence TTGCGTCCGCAGCTGAGCGGCAAACGGGTCGGGATCCTGGGGCTGGGCACAATCGGCGCCAACATCGCCGAGCGGTGCGCGCGCGGATTTGCCATGGAGGTCGGCTACCATAACCGTCACCCGAAACCGGATTGTGCTTACCATTACTGCTCTAGCGCAACGGCGCTGGTGCAATGGTGCGAGATTTTGGTCATTGCGACTCCCGGCGGCGCTGCCACCCGGCATTTGGTGGATGAGGGGGTGCTCACGGCGCTGGGCGCGGAGGGTTTCCTGATTAATATCGCCCGCGGCAGCGTGGTCGATACGGCGGCGCTGACCGCGGCGCTGCAGGCGCAGGCCATCGCCGGCGCGGCGCTGGATGTTATCGAAGGTGAACCGCAGGTACCGCCCGCGCTGCTGGCGCAGGATAATGTGCTGATAACGCCCCATGTGGTGGCGGCGCGCTCCCCCCAGGCGATGACGGCGATGTACCGGCAGATGCTGGAAAACCTGGCCTGCCATCTGAACGGTCAGCCGCTGCTGACGCCGGTGGTGGCGGGAGAGTAA
- a CDS encoding GNAT family N-acetyltransferase has translation MDYRQRIIAPAFRLALPREEDAPALFHLVQQERAHLSRHLAWPETVRCEADTLATVRANRRAYAAGESAVYLVWLQERVSGVLSLNSISGSVGEIGYWLAAEMTGRGLMSRAVLALMTWYLADGRLDTFILRCGVENLPSNRVAQRLGFSFYLRQAQAEKISERWVDHNIYHWRAGRNALPQSLTS, from the coding sequence ATGGACTACCGACAACGGATTATTGCGCCGGCGTTCCGCTTGGCGCTGCCGCGCGAGGAAGATGCCCCGGCGCTGTTCCATCTGGTGCAGCAGGAACGCGCGCACTTGAGCCGCCATCTCGCCTGGCCTGAAACGGTCCGTTGCGAAGCCGATACGTTGGCGACGGTGCGCGCCAATCGCCGCGCTTACGCTGCCGGAGAGTCGGCGGTCTACCTGGTGTGGCTCCAGGAGCGGGTCAGCGGGGTGCTATCGCTGAACAGCATCAGCGGCAGCGTGGGGGAGATAGGCTATTGGCTGGCCGCCGAGATGACCGGCCGCGGTCTGATGTCCCGCGCCGTGCTGGCGTTAATGACCTGGTATCTGGCGGACGGCCGGCTCGATACGTTTATCTTGCGCTGCGGCGTAGAAAACCTGCCCAGCAATCGCGTGGCGCAGCGGCTGGGCTTCAGTTTTTATCTGCGGCAGGCGCAGGCGGAAAAAATTAGCGAGCGCTGGGTGGATCATAACATTTATCACTGGCGCGCCGGACGCAATGCGCTGCCGCAATCGTTGACGTCCTAA
- a CDS encoding alpha/beta fold hydrolase translates to MDPRKRHQSLPKLAFLQGGPGGKGPRPQGGGPVWLAEALKTHRVILMDQRGTGRSSRVESATLASMDGQARAAYLWHFRADSIVHDCEFLRTALFGGDRWETLGQSYGGFLTLTYLSLWRPKVCPPAMLPAGCPASMRMPMRFTGALTRGWRRKTRATTTVILPTRRASPVWRTLSPVATCGCRMAIT, encoded by the coding sequence GTGGACCCGCGCAAGCGCCATCAATCGTTACCCAAACTCGCATTTCTTCAGGGAGGCCCCGGCGGCAAAGGGCCGCGTCCCCAGGGCGGCGGGCCGGTATGGCTTGCCGAGGCGCTGAAAACCCACCGGGTGATCTTGATGGATCAGCGCGGTACCGGGCGCAGCAGCCGGGTCGAAAGCGCTACCCTGGCGTCGATGGACGGTCAGGCCCGCGCGGCCTATTTGTGGCATTTCCGCGCCGACAGCATCGTGCACGATTGCGAATTTCTGCGCACGGCACTGTTTGGCGGCGACCGTTGGGAAACGCTTGGCCAGAGCTATGGCGGCTTTTTAACCCTGACCTATTTATCTCTCTGGCGCCCGAAGGTCTGTCCGCCTGCTATGTTACCGGCGGGCTGCCCGGCCTCGATGCGGATGCCGATGAGGTTTACCGGCGCACTTACCCGCGGGTGGCGGCGAAAAACGCGCGCTACGACCACCGTTATCCTGCCGACGCGGCGCGCATCGCCCGTCTGGCGGACGTTATCGCCGGTAGCGACGTGCGGCTGCCGGATGGCGATCACCTGA
- the argG gene encoding argininosuccinate synthase, with the protein METILRHLPVNQRVGIAFSGGLDTSAALLWMRQKGAVPYAYTANLGQPDEDDYDAIPRKALAYGAEKARLIDCRKQLVAEGLAALQCGAFHNTTAGVTYFNTTPLGRAVTGTMLVAAMKEDGVNIWGDGSTYKGNDIERFYRYGLLTNAELKIYKPWLDTDFINELGGRQEMSQFMTEAGFDYKMSAEKAYSTDSNILGATHEAKELEYLNSSVKIVNPIMGVKFWDENVRIPAEEVTLRFERGLPVAINGQRFDDQVALLLEANHIGGRHGLGMSDQIENRIIEAKSRGIYEAPGMALLHIGYERLVTGIHNEDTIDQYHANGRQLGRLLYQGRWFDPQALMLRDATQRWVAGEITGEVTLELRRGNDYSILNTVSDNLTYMAERLTMEKGESIFSPEDRIGQLTMRNLDITDTRAKLMNYISTGLLSAADDSGVPQLEDKHGD; encoded by the coding sequence ATGGAAACGATTCTCAGACATCTACCGGTTAATCAACGCGTGGGTATTGCTTTTTCCGGGGGTCTGGATACCAGTGCCGCACTGTTATGGATGCGTCAGAAAGGGGCGGTGCCTTACGCCTACACCGCGAATCTCGGCCAGCCGGACGAAGATGACTACGACGCCATTCCGCGCAAGGCGTTAGCCTACGGCGCAGAGAAAGCCCGTCTGATAGACTGTCGCAAGCAACTGGTGGCGGAAGGTCTGGCCGCCCTGCAATGTGGCGCATTTCATAATACGACCGCCGGCGTGACCTATTTTAACACCACCCCGCTTGGCCGCGCCGTAACCGGTACCATGCTCGTGGCCGCGATGAAAGAGGACGGCGTCAATATCTGGGGCGACGGCAGCACTTACAAAGGCAACGATATCGAGCGTTTTTATCGCTACGGTTTGCTGACCAATGCCGAGCTGAAAATCTATAAACCCTGGCTGGACACCGACTTTATCAATGAGCTCGGCGGACGCCAGGAGATGTCGCAGTTTATGACCGAAGCCGGCTTCGATTACAAAATGTCGGCCGAAAAAGCCTATTCCACTGATTCCAACATTCTCGGCGCCACCCACGAGGCGAAAGAGCTGGAATATCTCAACTCCAGCGTGAAGATCGTCAACCCCATCATGGGGGTCAAATTCTGGGATGAAAACGTGCGTATCCCGGCGGAAGAAGTGACCCTGCGCTTTGAACGCGGACTGCCGGTGGCGATCAACGGCCAGCGCTTCGACGACCAGGTCGCGCTGCTGCTGGAGGCCAACCACATCGGCGGGCGTCACGGTTTGGGCATGAGCGATCAAATTGAAAACCGCATTATCGAGGCCAAAAGCCGCGGCATTTATGAAGCACCGGGCATGGCGCTGTTGCATATCGGCTATGAACGATTGGTGACCGGTATTCATAACGAAGACACCATCGACCAATATCACGCCAACGGTCGACAATTGGGCCGTCTGCTGTATCAGGGCCGCTGGTTCGATCCGCAGGCGCTGATGCTGCGTGACGCGACCCAGCGCTGGGTCGCCGGCGAAATAACCGGCGAAGTGACGCTGGAACTGCGCCGCGGCAACGATTACTCCATACTGAATACGGTTTCCGATAATTTGACCTATATGGCGGAGCGTCTCACCATGGAGAAAGGGGAATCGATTTTCTCGCCGGAAGATCGTATTGGTCAGCTAACCATGCGTAATTTGGATATCACCGACACGCGCGCCAAGCTTATGAACTACATTAGCACCGGCCTGCTTTCAGCCGCCGACGACAGCGGCGTCCCCCAGCTTGAGGATAAGCACGGCGATTAA
- a CDS encoding helix-turn-helix domain-containing protein produces MNESVQAPNTTGSQRRTRVRCIDRTLQILDCLQNRQCPATTYEVAKDLAAPLSSIYSLVDVLVASRLLERDDNGMIWLGARLYRYGLAYARIHGPLATTATAASKSAPGRVVAAVTEAPWAKTSSRDR; encoded by the coding sequence ATGAACGAAAGCGTGCAAGCCCCCAACACCACCGGTAGCCAGCGCCGTACCCGCGTGCGCTGCATCGATCGCACGTTGCAAATCCTCGATTGTTTACAAAACCGGCAATGCCCCGCCACCACGTATGAAGTGGCGAAAGATCTTGCCGCCCCGTTATCCAGCATTTACTCGCTGGTGGACGTGTTGGTGGCGAGCCGTTTACTGGAACGTGACGATAACGGCATGATTTGGCTGGGTGCGCGGCTTTATCGCTACGGACTGGCCTATGCGCGCATCCATGGCCCGCTCGCGACAACCGCTACCGCCGCGTCTAAAAGCGCGCCGGGCCGCGTCGTGGCGGCGGTAACCGAAGCGCCCTGGGCCAAAACGTCCTCACGGGATAGATAA
- a CDS encoding metal ABC transporter permease, giving the protein MLEWALEPLHYAYMRNAIGVSALVGASCAFLSAFVVLKGWSLMGDALSHSVMLGVAAAYALGLPYAAGAFVTGLLAALTMALTRHLTRLREEAIIGYVFSTFFAAGLLLVSLNPTAVNVQTILFGNILAIAAPDVRQVQWISGITFAVLFFLRKDLLAVFFDETHARSLGLAPLRLKLVFFVLLSASVIAALQTVGAILVMAMVITPGATAWLLTDRFSRLITLSVGFGAVTCAVGAWLSYFVDGATGGVIVTLQTLLFLLTWIVAPRYGLLAARRRRRAPQEGVR; this is encoded by the coding sequence ATGCTTGAATGGGCCCTGGAGCCGCTGCATTACGCCTATATGCGCAACGCGATCGGGGTCAGTGCCCTGGTGGGCGCCTCCTGCGCGTTTCTGTCGGCGTTTGTGGTGTTAAAAGGTTGGTCGCTGATGGGCGACGCCCTATCCCACTCCGTCATGCTGGGGGTGGCGGCCGCTTATGCACTCGGTCTCCCCTACGCCGCCGGCGCCTTCGTTACGGGCCTGCTGGCGGCGCTAACCATGGCGCTGACGCGGCACCTCACCCGCCTGCGTGAAGAAGCTATCATTGGCTACGTGTTTTCTACTTTTTTCGCCGCCGGGCTACTGCTCGTTTCGCTCAATCCCACCGCGGTGAATGTGCAAACGATTCTGTTCGGCAACATCCTCGCTATTGCGGCGCCAGACGTACGCCAAGTGCAATGGATAAGCGGCATCACCTTTGCGGTGCTGTTTTTTCTGCGCAAGGATCTGCTGGCGGTATTTTTCGACGAAACCCACGCCCGTTCTCTCGGACTGGCGCCGCTGCGCCTTAAACTGGTGTTTTTTGTCCTGCTCAGCGCCAGCGTTATCGCCGCGCTGCAAACCGTCGGCGCAATCTTGGTCATGGCGATGGTGATAACGCCCGGCGCGACCGCCTGGCTATTAACCGACCGTTTTTCACGTCTGATTACATTGTCGGTCGGCTTTGGTGCCGTCACCTGTGCCGTCGGCGCCTGGTTAAGCTATTTTGTCGATGGCGCCACCGGCGGGGTAATTGTCACCCTGCAAACGCTGCTCTTTTTGCTGACCTGGATCGTCGCGCCGCGCTACGGTCTGCTGGCCGCCCGCCGACGCCGGCGCGCCCCGCAAGAGGGCGTCCGATGA